The genome window TGACAGATTTAAATTTATCCAAATCAAACATAATGACACTTAATTTTGGAATAATATTGTTGTTTTTACAGCGTTCAATTTCTTTATCAATTTGTTCTTCAAAATATCTTCGAGTATACAAACCAGTCAAAGGATCTGTAATAGATTGAATTGTTTTATCCTTATATTTGGACTGTAAATTTGTTTCTGCGGTAACATCACGTAACAAAAGGCAAGCACCAAGCATTTTTCCATCATTTTCATAGTATGGATAACTACTTATAATAAGTGTTAAGTTTTTTCTTTTTGATAAATTAACAGCAGGTACTTCATCAATTCTTGTTGGTGCATTTGATTCTAATATTTGTTCAATGGCACTTTTTTCACTGCCTGGAATAGTTGTAGAAAGCATTTCTTTCAAATTATCAATTCTACGAATATCTATCGATCTTAACTCTATAATTTGGCAAAATGCAGCATTGAATTTCAATACCTTTTGTTCTTTATTAATTAAGACAAAGGCATCTAGAAAGACTCTAGTAAAATCTCTATGCGCTTCAAACTTTTCAATTAATCTTGAGTCGAGAACGCTTTGATTTTCCACCAGCCACCTCAACGCATTAAAAATACAAAATATTCATCTTCTAATTCTTCAGTCTGCATGGCGCAGTCATCATTATCACACTTAGGTGCAGGTGGATAAGTCTTTGGAGGTAATGAAGCCGTCTCAAAAAGTTTTTTATCCTCTTTGTTGCAAATTTCACATATATAATTGACATAAAAGCTTGATACTGTTGCTTTTCCTAGAAAACTAGGAATCATATTAATTTGCATAATAATGTCAGTTGTACATTCTGTAAAAGATATTTTTCTTCCCTCTTCTAATGTCCGTAAAAAACTTACCCAAGCCCTAACCCCAAGAGAGTTAATGCTTTTTACTTGTGCAAAGTTAAAAATGATATTTTTAGCCTCTTTTAATTCGGAAACCAAATTTTTAAAAGCTATTTCAGAGTCTTCATTTATAACCCCAACAAGACTTACGCTTTTTCCATCATCATTTTGTACGATGGAGTATTCCACAGGTCTTCCTCCGCTTTAGTTCGCTAGTAAGTTCTCGTATGATCTTATCAATTTTTTAAGCTTAGAAGATTTTAAAGAGATTTTCTTGACATTCTAGGCAACGATTACTAAGGAAAGGAGACTAGGCTCTTGTGGCGGAACTGGTAGACGCGCGCGACTCAAAATCGCGTTTCCATCGGAAGTGGGAGTTCGATTCTCCCCGGGAGCACCATTCTAAGATTCTTCACTTTTAGAATAAACAAATCGTAACTTTATACTAAATTAATCTAATTTAAAATTATTTTATAAATGTTTTTGTTTTTAAAGAATTTAATTTTATTCCTGAAAAAGTTTTATTTTAATAACCCTAAAGTATACAAAGGAAATTGTTTATGAAA of Pigmentibacter sp. JX0631 contains these proteins:
- a CDS encoding sensor domain-containing diguanylate cyclase, with product MENQSVLDSRLIEKFEAHRDFTRVFLDAFVLINKEQKVLKFNAAFCQIIELRSIDIRRIDNLKEMLSTTIPGSEKSAIEQILESNAPTRIDEVPAVNLSKRKNLTLIISSYPYYENDGKMLGACLLLRDVTAETNLQSKYKDKTIQSITDPLTGLYTRRYFEEQIDKEIERCKNNNIIPKLSVIMFDLDKFKSVNDTYGHQAGDFVLAETARILKTQSRRSDVLGRYGGEELLVLIFDTSERGAAVAAEKFRQAIQNNEYVFNGTRIPVTTSVGVTLIKGVDDTKESAVKRADECLYQAKESGRNVVIVDFGQGRIPVQTFLGTNPEV